From the Lysinibacillus fusiformis genome, the window ATAACACTGATTTTACAACAGATATGGCATTGATTGATGGAAACTTACCACAAAATGAAGATGGTGTTACTGGTTCAATTTTCTTCCGACTAGAGCATCCTAATGGTGGTGAGGCGTACACACGTAATGGTAATTTCACGCTAGATGGTCAAGGCTATTTAGTTAACGGTCAAGGATTATACGTACTAAACGATGCGGGCCAACGTATCCAGCTACCAAATGATGATTTTCGTTTGGATGAAAGTGGCGCTATCTTTGTAAATGATCAACAAGTAGCTCGTGTTGGTGTATCATTCGCTGAAAATCCGAACATGCTACAAAAACAGGATAATGGCCTTATTCGTACAGCAAATGGTGAGAACTTGCCAACAGCCTATGGAGCGAATGGTGTTTCCTTTACACTACGTCAAAACTATTTAGAAGGTTCAAACGTAGATTCTAGTCGCACAATGACAGATTTAATGACAGCCTATCGTGCATTTGAAGCAAACCAAAAAGTATTGCAAGCTTATGATCGTAGCATGGAAAAAGCTGTGAATGAAATCGGAAAAATTTAATGGGCGAACAGGAGGCTTTTATCAATGCTACGTACAATGATTACAGCAACAAACACAATGGGTCAATTACAAAACAAACTTGATACAATTAGTAATAACATTGCTAACAGTAATACAACGGGCTATAAAGCAAAGGAAGCATCCTTTAATGAACTACTTTATCAGCAGTTTAATAATGATAAGCAGGATCGTGCTGAGCGTCAAACTCCTGTTGGTATTCGTTATGGAACGGGTGCAATGGTTGGGCAAATTAAATCCAATGAAAAGCAAGGTTCATTACAAACAACGAATCGTGATTTAGACTTAGCTTTCACAAAAGCGAAACAATATTTCAATATTTTAATGCCAGATGGTGAAAATGGAACAGAAACAGTGTATACTCGACAAGGTGACTTTTATTTATCTCCATTAAACAATGGAACAGTCATGCTCGTAACAGCAGAGGGATACCCTGTAGCCAATGCTGCAGGACAAGCTATTACATTACCGGATACTGTTCAAAAGTTTGCCGTTCGAGATGGTGGTGTATTAGAAGCATCTTATCCAAATGGGGATGTCATTCGTACGGATTTAGCTGTAACAGAATTCCAAAAACCGCAATTAATGGAGCATGTTGCTGGTTCT encodes:
- a CDS encoding flagellar hook-basal body protein; amino-acid sequence: MFKGFYTVATGMITQQRRTELLTNNLSNANTPGFKADQSTIRSFPDMLMSSIGKTNAPAHQQAGADYMSQVGALNTGTYLQETLPNYIQGQIYNTDFTTDMALIDGNLPQNEDGVTGSIFFRLEHPNGGEAYTRNGNFTLDGQGYLVNGQGLYVLNDAGQRIQLPNDDFRLDESGAIFVNDQQVARVGVSFAENPNMLQKQDNGLIRTANGENLPTAYGANGVSFTLRQNYLEGSNVDSSRTMTDLMTAYRAFEANQKVLQAYDRSMEKAVNEIGKI
- a CDS encoding flagellar hook-basal body protein, whose product is MLRTMITATNTMGQLQNKLDTISNNIANSNTTGYKAKEASFNELLYQQFNNDKQDRAERQTPVGIRYGTGAMVGQIKSNEKQGSLQTTNRDLDLAFTKAKQYFNILMPDGENGTETVYTRQGDFYLSPLNNGTVMLVTAEGYPVANAAGQAITLPDTVQKFAVRDGGVLEASYPNGDVIRTDLAVTEFQKPQLMEHVAGSYMGLPNNLAELGYTQAEVLTELVGANRQQIGMQSGTLEMSNVNLSKEMTELIQTQRSYQFNARAVTLADQMLGLINGIR